From one Gemmatimonadaceae bacterium genomic stretch:
- a CDS encoding galactose mutarotase: MTFRTARLCAASLLLTLTACRNMPADKAPSTDNAAPAASSTPTPAGVQTAPFGTLPSGQAVTQYTLKNANGIELRAITYGGIITSLKTPDKTGAFADIVLGYDNLDGYLKTTPYFGAIVGRYGNRIAKGKFTLDGTTHTLATNNGPNALHGGVVGFDKVLWTGKPVTVAGGQAVEFSYTSKDGEEGYPGTLQVTVRYTLTDSNQLQIEYHATTDKATPVNITQHSYFNLAGDGSGDVLKHEVTLNADRFTPVDSTLIPTGALQSVAGTPFDFRKPTAIGARINDTDTQLKNGGGYDHNWVLTRNGEGLSAAAHVYEPTSGRTLHVETTEPGVQFYTGNFLDGTITGKSGHVYKYRNGFCLETQHFPDSPNQAAFPSTILKPGAEHVSRTVFTFGVER; encoded by the coding sequence GTGACGTTCCGGACCGCCCGACTGTGCGCGGCATCACTGCTCCTCACCCTGACTGCCTGCCGCAACATGCCCGCCGACAAGGCACCATCCACCGACAACGCGGCCCCGGCAGCCAGCTCCACACCAACGCCCGCCGGCGTCCAGACAGCACCCTTCGGCACGCTGCCGTCCGGCCAGGCGGTGACGCAGTACACGCTGAAGAACGCCAACGGGATCGAGCTGCGCGCCATCACGTACGGCGGCATCATCACGTCGCTGAAGACACCCGACAAGACCGGCGCCTTCGCCGACATCGTGCTCGGCTACGACAACCTCGACGGATACCTCAAGACGACGCCGTACTTCGGCGCCATCGTGGGCCGCTACGGCAATCGCATCGCCAAGGGAAAGTTCACGCTCGACGGCACCACACACACACTCGCCACCAACAACGGCCCCAATGCGCTGCACGGTGGCGTGGTGGGCTTCGACAAGGTGCTGTGGACCGGCAAGCCGGTGACCGTTGCAGGCGGCCAGGCGGTCGAGTTCAGCTACACATCGAAGGATGGCGAAGAAGGGTATCCCGGCACGCTGCAGGTCACGGTGCGCTACACGCTCACCGACAGCAACCAGCTGCAGATCGAATACCACGCCACGACCGACAAGGCGACGCCGGTGAACATCACGCAGCACAGCTACTTCAACCTGGCCGGCGACGGCAGCGGTGACGTGCTGAAGCACGAAGTGACGCTGAACGCCGACCGGTTCACGCCGGTGGACAGCACGCTGATTCCCACTGGCGCGTTGCAGTCGGTCGCCGGCACGCCATTCGACTTTCGCAAGCCAACCGCGATCGGTGCGCGCATCAACGACACCGACACGCAACTGAAGAACGGTGGCGGCTACGACCACAACTGGGTGCTCACCCGCAACGGCGAGGGGCTCTCAGCGGCGGCGCACGTGTACGAGCCGACCAGCGGACGCACGCTCCACGTCGAGACCACCGAGCCGGGCGTCCAGTTCTACACCGGCAACTTCCTCGACGGCACCATCACCGGGAAGTCAGGCCACGTCTACAAGTACCGGAACGGCTTCTGCCTCGAGACGCAGCACTTTCCCGACTCGCCGAACCAGGCGGCGTTCCCGAGCACGATCCTGAAGCCTGGGGCGGAGCACGTGTCGCGGACCGTGTTCACGTTCGGGGTGGAGCGCTGA
- a CDS encoding GxxExxY protein, whose translation MNRLLAQWFGCLRLAGIVNIVHAEGRRGGGCRERSGSSMSKETMLIDDVTDHVIGAAIELHRDAGPGLLESFYEAALALYLERRRLRSRRQAAVRFEFAGKLFDEAFRADLIVEDAVIVEAKSVTKLDPVFARQLRTCLKLTGLSVGLVLNFGGSSLIHGLRRVVNNLVPSPDSRLRINQRREAER comes from the coding sequence TTGAATCGCTTGCTCGCGCAGTGGTTCGGTTGTCTGCGTTTGGCCGGCATCGTCAACATTGTTCACGCGGAGGGGCGGAGAGGCGGAGGGTGCCGTGAACGTTCGGGGTCGTCGATGTCGAAAGAGACGATGTTGATTGACGATGTCACTGATCACGTCATCGGCGCGGCGATCGAGCTGCACCGGGATGCGGGTCCGGGGTTGCTCGAGTCGTTCTACGAGGCGGCGCTCGCGTTGTATCTCGAGCGCCGCAGGCTCAGGTCGCGACGGCAGGCGGCGGTGCGATTCGAGTTCGCCGGTAAGCTCTTCGACGAGGCCTTCCGCGCCGACTTGATCGTGGAGGATGCCGTCATCGTGGAGGCGAAGTCGGTCACGAAACTCGATCCCGTCTTCGCCCGGCAACTGCGCACCTGTCTCAAGCTGACCGGCCTCTCCGTCGGCCTGGTCCTCAACTTCGGTGGCAGCTCGCTGATCCACGGCCTCCGTCGTGTCGTGAACAACCTCGTCCCCTCACCAGATTCGCGTCTCAGAATCAACCAAAGAAGAGAGGCGGAACGGTAG